A DNA window from Ficedula albicollis isolate OC2 chromosome 1, FicAlb1.5, whole genome shotgun sequence contains the following coding sequences:
- the SETD4 gene encoding SET domain-containing protein 4 produces the protein MKKSRGRTGRKRRRKHLKSFKDGVNCSHKLEYIKLKKWLKERGFEDSNLRPAEFWETGRGLMTTKALQTGDLIISLPEKCLLTTGTVLSSCLGGHIVKWKPPVSPLLALCTFLIAEKHAGEKSAWKPYLDVLPKTYTCLACLEPDVINLLPKPLKKKAQEQKMMIQELFRSSKAFFSSLQPLFAENTGTIFNYSALEWAWCTINTRTIYMKHPRRECFSLEPDVYALAPYLDLLNHSPNVQVKAAFNEQTRSYEIWTNSQCKKYQEVFICYGPHDNQRLLLEYGFVAMDNPHSSVYVSSELKRNPWGRLQVQVRAGHVWHPAGECSSLNNSVFFKHFGSSACWRRILLGDIISARNEQQALGTAAKICQFLIEETQHVLLQISQLKREKENLKSHLALVEMLHSENLKILEKSAEILCNLNLGTT, from the exons atgaagaaaagcagaggtcGGACAGGTcgaaagagaagaagaaaacacttgAAGAGTTTTAAGGATGGAG tcAACTGCAGTCACAAGCTGGAATACATTAAACTGAAGAAGTGGCTGAAAGAGAGAGGATTTGAAGACAGTAATTTAAGGCCAGCAGAGTTCTGGG AGACAGGAAGAGGATTGATGACAACCAAAGCTCTGCAG ACAGGAGATCTGATTATTTCCTTGCCTGAGAAGTGTTTGCTCACCACGGGCACCgtcctcagcagctgcttgggAGGACACATTGTGAA ATGGAAGCCCCCTGTGTCTCCTTTGCTGGCACTGTGCACGTTTTTGATAGCAGAGAAACATGCTGGGGAGAAATCTGCATGGAAGCCCTACCTGGATGTTCTACCCAAAACCTACACTTGCCTTGCTTGTTTGGAACCTGATGTCATAAATCTTCTCCCCAAACCCTTAAAAAAGAAGGCTCAGGAGCAAAAAATGATGATCCAAGAGCTGTTCAGGTCTTCCAaagctttcttctcttccctgcagccttTATTTGCTGAGAACACAGGAACTATTTTTAATTACAGTGCTTTGGAGTGGGCTTGGTGCACTATAAATACCAGGACAATCTACATGAAACATCCACGCAGGGAATGCTTTTCCCTGGAGCCAGATGTTTATGCATTGGCACCATATTTAGATTTGCTAAACCACAGCCCAAATGTTCAG GTCAAGGCTGCATTTAATGAACAGACAAGGAGCTATGAAATTTGGACAAATTCACAGTGCAAAAAATACCAGGAGGTTTTTATCTGCTATGGACCTCATGATAatcagaggctgctgctggaatatGGATTTGTTGCCATGGACAACCCTCACAGCAGTGTTTATGTCTCATCAG AACTAAAAAGAAATCCCTGGGGAAGGTTACAAGTCCAGGTGAGGGCAGGGCACGTTTGGCATCCAGCTGGGGAGTGCAGCAGTTTGAATAATTCTGTGTTCTTCAAACATTTTGGTTCCAGTGCCTGCTGGAGGAGGATCCTGCTTGGTGATATCATTTCAGCCAGGAATGAACAGCAGGCTTTGGGTACAGCAGCAAAAATTTGTCAGTTTTTAATAGAGGAGACCCAGCATGTCCTTCTCCAG ATTTCCCAGctgaaaagggagaaagagaacCTCAAATCCCACTTGGCTTTGGTGGAAATGCTGCATTCAGAAAACCTCAAGATCCTTGAAAAATCAGCTGAGATTCTTTGCAACTTGAATTTAGGAACAACTTAG